One stretch of Arachis duranensis cultivar V14167 chromosome 1, aradu.V14167.gnm2.J7QH, whole genome shotgun sequence DNA includes these proteins:
- the LOC107491897 gene encoding uncharacterized protein LOC107491897: MEPPSTSILQASSFSAIPSQPLSNPKGGINAITLRSGTQLQERKKKEPSPIIVTQDKEGIEIEEVEEEEEAQVVVEDEISQPTNEVSKDEKALEEAIAQPTPFPTLTMKARKHIELDPKMVEMFKKVEVTIPLFDAIHQVPKYEKFLKDLCMNKDRIHELETIPLGSYISALMGALSEKCDDLGPCMVTCTIDGVQFLDCMCDLGACVSIMPLSIYRLLKLPPLRRSAARFVLADKSIITVIGVAKDVLVNIKGLVFPIDFYVPGMPSSGANRTSSILLGKPFLRTSRFKLDAHSGTYPFEIDGRVVSFSLEEAMKHPPENHSIFRCDLIDNIVAEMYYEKLDEKHMIEEVSEDPSEVNTLPHPDPLEVQVSSQGQKLELKPLPPLPKVLIP; this comes from the coding sequence ATGGAACCACCTTCCACTTCCATTCTTCAAGCCTCAAGTTTTAGTGCTATTCCTTCACAACCTCTATCCAATcccaagggtggcatcaatgcTATTACCTTGAGATCCGGAACACAAttgcaagaaagaaagaaaaaggaaccaAGCCCTATAATAGTAACTCAAGATAAGGAGGGAATTGAGAtagaagaagttgaagaggaagaagaggcacaaGTGGTAGTTGAAGATGAAATCTCCCAACCAACAAATGAAGTCTCCAAAGATGAGAAGGCTTTGGAAGAAGCAATTGCTCAACCAACCCCATTTCCAACATTAACAATGAAAGCTAGGAAGCACATAGAACTTGACCCCAAAATGGTGGAGatgttcaagaaagttgaggtaactATTCCTCTCTTTGATGCTATCCATCAAGTACCTAAGTATGAAAAATTTCTCAAGGATTTATGTATGAACAAAGATAGAATCCATGAGTTAGAAACTATTCCATTGGGGAGTTATATTTCGGCTTTGATGGGGGCATTGTCCGAGAAGTGTGATGATTTGGGCCCATGCATGGTTACTTGTACCATAGATGGAGTTCAATTCCTTGATTGTATGTGTGATCTCGGTGCATGTGTTAGTATTATGCCTCTTTCCATTTATCGTTTATTAAAGCTACCACCGTTGAGGCGATCGGCGGCTAGGTTTGTCTTAGCGGATAAGAGCATAATAACAGTGATAGGTGTGGCGAAAGACGTATTGGTGAACATAAAAGGGTTGGTGTTTCCAATCGATTTTTACGTCCCTGGGATGCCATCAAGTGGAGCCAACAGGACATCATCTATCCTACTTGGGAAGCCATTTTTGAGGACCTCTAGATTCAAGTTGGATGCCCACTCGGGAACCTACCCGTTTGAGATAGATGGGAGAGTCGTGAGTTTTAGCTtagaagaagccatgaagcacCCACCGGAGAACCATTCCATATTCCGGTGTGACCTAATTGACAACATTGTGGCCGAAATGTATTATGAAAAGTTAGATGAGAAGCATATGATTGAAGAAGTAAGTGAAGACCCAAGTGAAGTGAACACATTACCCCATCCGGATCCTCTGGAAGTTCAAGTGTCAAGTCAAGGCCAAAAGCTAGAATTGAAGCCACTACCGCCCCTACCTAAAGTACTCATACCTTGA